A genome region from Methanobrevibacter sp. includes the following:
- a CDS encoding type II secretion system F family protein has product MKFKIINDLAIFFDNFIPEKYLSKLQEFLLSGAIFTDANKVLAILIIFILLSEIILAVTLTILNLPVSVLILPFFVIPSLFTHVIVQQEKRAQEIERTAPDFLRQLSSMLQAGLSFENAMEDMSQYGEGPLYDEMRRTIIEIRMGRNFDESWGAMGRRLKSKELERVFGIILDGRKSGSSISTVLSDVSEDLRDLMALKRERKSAVMMSVMFLLISAIVATPFAMGMISVYSSFMQSYGMESEIILSAPIVGKIYLMIHSVLVGFIISIVMYGKIKKGIKFSIPLVGASFGIFYIISTFGATLMGGF; this is encoded by the coding sequence ATGAAATTCAAAATAATTAATGATTTAGCAATATTTTTTGACAATTTTATACCTGAAAAGTATTTATCTAAATTGCAGGAATTTTTGCTAAGTGGAGCTATTTTTACAGATGCAAATAAAGTTTTAGCCATACTTATTATTTTTATTTTGCTGAGTGAAATTATTTTGGCAGTAACATTAACTATTCTAAACTTGCCGGTTTCAGTATTGATTTTGCCATTTTTTGTTATTCCTAGTCTTTTCACACATGTTATTGTCCAACAGGAAAAGCGAGCACAGGAAATAGAACGAACTGCACCTGACTTTTTAAGACAACTCTCAAGTATGCTGCAGGCAGGACTCAGTTTTGAAAATGCAATGGAGGACATGTCACAGTACGGGGAAGGTCCGTTATATGATGAGATGAGAAGAACAATCATTGAAATCCGCATGGGCAGGAATTTTGATGAATCATGGGGAGCAATGGGAAGGCGATTAAAATCAAAGGAATTGGAGAGGGTATTTGGGATTATTCTTGATGGGAGAAAAAGCGGGTCAAGTATTTCAACAGTGCTGTCAGATGTTTCTGAAGATTTAAGAGATTTGATGGCACTTAAACGCGAGCGAAAATCTGCAGTGATGATGTCTGTGATGTTTTTATTAATTTCGGCTATTGTTGCAACACCCTTTGCAATGGGTATGATCAGTGTTTATTCTAGCTTCATGCAAAGTTATGGGATGGAATCTGAAATTATCCTGTCTGCTCCGATTGTGGGGAAGATTTATCTGATGATTCATTCGGTATTGGTGGGATTCATTATCAGTATTGTAATGTATGGGAAAATCAAGAAAGGAATTAAGTTTTCCATACCTCTTGTTGGAGCTTCTTTTGGAATATTCTACATTATCTCTACTTTTGGCGCAACATTGATGGGGGGATTTTAA
- a CDS encoding class III signal peptide-containing protein — translation MDDNAQASAEFILLFGGIFVVVLMAIYMYNNYINDLSGQIQSKEVNEFNNQLMNLKTYFK, via the coding sequence ATGGATGATAATGCTCAGGCATCAGCAGAATTCATTTTACTTTTTGGTGGAATATTCGTTGTTGTTTTGATGGCCATCTATATGTATAATAATTATATAAATGATTTAAGCGGTCAAATTCAGTCAAAAGAAGTCAATGAATTCAATAATCAATTAATGAACCTTAAAACTTATTTTAAGTAA
- a CDS encoding tRNA-binding protein, giving the protein MWDTTKDYRILVASKARENYLNLIPTASFRGSWNKKQSIDLGKQMNSDFQSLIYSYLEGDELTNSPDVASLKEKAEQIIEYLGGPDWNKKFLSNAPKEDREKTQENIAKVRFFLDTIIGLKGRLSLGPINDPIMGVDIKVGEVMSVTKHPKNDKLLICNVNLGKRAITVITNDLNVKEDNKVGVSLLPPQSFSDIVSEGMFLGMDGNILKDVDGELGQMPKGIPMESLNETRNLVENYLK; this is encoded by the coding sequence ATGTGGGATACAACAAAAGACTACAGAATTTTAGTGGCAAGTAAAGCAAGGGAAAATTACCTGAATCTTATTCCAACAGCTTCTTTTAGAGGAAGTTGGAATAAAAAACAGTCAATCGATTTGGGAAAGCAAATGAACAGTGATTTTCAATCATTAATTTATTCTTATTTAGAAGGAGATGAATTGACAAATTCTCCAGATGTTGCGTCATTAAAAGAAAAAGCGGAACAAATTATTGAATATTTAGGTGGTCCTGACTGGAATAAAAAATTTTTAAGTAATGCTCCTAAGGAAGACCGGGAAAAAACCCAGGAAAATATTGCAAAAGTTAGATTTTTCTTAGACACAATAATAGGACTAAAAGGCCGATTATCCTTAGGCCCGATTAACGATCCAATAATGGGAGTCGACATTAAAGTTGGAGAAGTAATGAGTGTTACAAAACATCCGAAAAATGACAAGCTATTAATCTGTAATGTGAATCTTGGAAAACGTGCCATTACGGTTATTACCAATGATTTGAACGTGAAAGAGGATAACAAAGTTGGTGTTTCCCTACTTCCACCACAGTCATTCAGCGATATTGTAAGTGAAGGAATGTTTCTTGGAATGGATGGAAATATCCTCAAAGATGTTGATGGAGAACTTGGCCAGATGCCAAAAGGAATCCCTATGGAATCCCTTAACGAAACACGTAACCTTGTTGAAAACTATTTAAAATAA
- a CDS encoding lactaldehyde dehydrogenase: protein MDMLIGGKHVSSDDVEEVKNPYNGEIIDTVPIAHLQTADLAIMEANKAKDVLIEMSAFKISNKLYNVVEKLKEKRQEFAELLTLEVGKPINESLMELDRSIETLKLAAEEAKRIYGESVPLDAGLNGKGFFAFTQRLPLGVVVAITPFNYPLNLTIHKIAPAIACKNAVIVKPPTEAPLTVMKFCELLNEEFPGAVNTVTGYGSEVGNYLVSSPDVDKISFTGSITTGLMISQRAGMKKVTLELGGNDPMIVLNDADIDKAVTGVINGAFLNAGQVCMGVKRIIIDNGIADEFCEKLVKETEKLVMGNPLDSKTTLGTLISEKAAIQVEETVNNAVNDGAKILAGGIREGAFYHATVIDNVTSDMDLVVNETFGPVAPIIRVNNLDEAIGIANNTDYGLQAGVFTNDYSAAMRCAKEIEAGTVFINKQSTFRTDNMPFGGFKNSGVGKEGIKYAVAEMTKTKLIGLNLR, encoded by the coding sequence ATGGATATGTTAATTGGAGGAAAACACGTTTCAAGTGATGATGTGGAGGAAGTTAAAAATCCGTACAATGGGGAAATAATTGACACAGTTCCTATCGCACATTTGCAAACTGCTGATTTGGCCATTATGGAGGCAAATAAAGCTAAAGATGTTTTAATTGAAATGTCAGCTTTTAAAATTTCAAATAAACTTTATAATGTTGTTGAAAAATTAAAAGAAAAGCGTCAGGAATTTGCAGAATTATTGACATTGGAAGTTGGAAAACCGATTAATGAATCTTTGATGGAGCTGGATAGGTCAATTGAAACATTAAAACTTGCTGCAGAAGAAGCAAAGAGGATATATGGTGAAAGCGTACCTTTGGATGCGGGTCTTAACGGTAAAGGATTTTTTGCATTTACACAGCGTTTGCCGTTGGGTGTTGTTGTAGCAATTACTCCATTTAACTATCCGTTAAACTTAACAATACATAAAATAGCTCCTGCAATCGCATGTAAGAATGCTGTCATTGTAAAACCACCTACTGAAGCTCCATTAACGGTTATGAAATTTTGCGAACTTTTAAATGAAGAGTTTCCTGGGGCAGTAAATACCGTAACAGGATACGGTTCGGAGGTTGGAAATTATCTTGTATCTTCACCAGATGTTGATAAAATTTCATTTACTGGAAGCATAACAACAGGTCTGATGATATCTCAGAGAGCAGGCATGAAAAAAGTCACTTTGGAACTTGGAGGCAATGACCCGATGATTGTATTAAATGATGCGGATATTGATAAAGCAGTAACCGGTGTTATCAACGGAGCATTCTTAAATGCAGGTCAGGTGTGTATGGGTGTTAAAAGAATAATAATAGATAATGGCATTGCTGATGAATTCTGTGAAAAATTAGTAAAAGAAACTGAAAAATTGGTTATGGGCAATCCTTTGGATTCTAAAACTACTCTTGGAACTTTGATATCTGAAAAAGCAGCAATACAGGTAGAAGAAACGGTTAATAATGCAGTCAATGACGGCGCAAAAATATTGGCAGGAGGAATTCGTGAGGGGGCATTTTATCATGCTACTGTAATTGATAATGTCACATCCGACATGGATCTGGTTGTAAATGAAACATTCGGTCCTGTTGCACCAATCATTCGTGTTAACAATTTAGATGAAGCTATCGGCATTGCCAATAATACAGATTACGGCCTGCAGGCTGGAGTATTTACAAATGATTATTCGGCTGCAATGAGGTGTGCTAAAGAAATCGAAGCAGGAACAGTATTTATAAATAAACAGTCCACATTTAGAACTGATAACATGCCATTTGGCGGATTTAAAAACAGTGGTGTTGGAAAAGAAGGAATAAAATATGCAGTGGCTGAAATGACAAAAACAAAACTGATAGGTTTAAATCTAAGATAA